In Akkermansia muciniphila, one DNA window encodes the following:
- a CDS encoding ATP-binding cassette domain-containing protein has product MIQWFFDIPSKLIHWRLNLVRTLGAYVPWLRRDDGSMKVHAGTLVDLFATILSGRRHLSARDADAALDILRYTFPEVEHRWLSTRFERSMRANLTVADVLASAASGRDETERMTIALEVLSLLINTGDSRMTGELFDQVTYGLELPGTANHLRQLLMTPDVEAQEPAYSVSFSSGIGAEVSLPEQDKGISFRLIRCSRLVLVVNDGSRPIVVRGRHLPPGGVMPLTNGQVVLLPSGPLSFEDFSFFLNCKRSGKQEVCYISLDGGSLQISRVRSRASEVRVNMGLACEVEVLRPEVEFAVDGKRLYPGESVRMAYYSSFMLDGEGPFSMGEVQNSMSDIGRRFRLDPGTRKLRVTNLPEKARKGDMLLTPGLAPGAVLEVSFSSATNSGWLEVVEASMPLLLNGRLIRGRVALRDGDVVHLNVYHALRCRFSAGVLDEEYHAIRTLSVEGVTKEFLRSGCVLDNIDLTVKRGEMVCILGPSGSGKSTLLSMLAGQLPPTRGCIRYNNQLLYSAPDLIRPYIAFIPREDILDAAMSVSEHISQATIIRRPRLNRSERVRRVNAILKFLGLTHIASRRVGEMNARTISDGERTRLNLGLDLAGIADVFLLDEPISGLSTSDAKLVMQTMQSMSRDKMVIATMHRPSTAILNQFHKVLVLDHGGQMAYWGDVPGMMRYFRKAAADMGIDVSEEARTAGGADYVFEALEAPLSWHDRRRRQHPRLWQERFEGYRFRNVMGHHHEGGAPRTLYEGTLEFPPVPRRSVMQLWRLFRIWAVRTFLGRVRSRMGLYTMLLEGPVLALLISVTLRASSSPEYTFATALHIPSYLFLATIVAMFFGLTGAASEVLKDRALLKRESNAKVFVTGYVLAKALVLTGLSAVQSALFLWVGNAILEIHEMFLIYLGTMTLTAFVGVSLSLLVSVFARTERAALNMVPLLLIPQILMAGAIVHFDEMNQFIPWSAHRTDEHGRLKPGRVPLVAEFCPLRYSFETMLVDQASRNVWEREREIIQEKVDDLKERPHLDDREFEEFKLLKMALLHIAAIGADGPEQAKAAVRQVRRAALDGSEKSYRRTIAELELLGKGHPSVKSFYVNDRVVMLDESSEIQRVSRDALDRPEIFLARRQPLPWEGSGQSPGDSGYSADDGTVPTPWKDSLFLFLMGTAPLLVTGRVLKRRLERAG; this is encoded by the coding sequence ATGATCCAATGGTTTTTTGACATTCCTTCCAAGCTGATTCACTGGAGGCTGAATCTGGTCAGGACGCTGGGCGCCTACGTACCGTGGCTGCGCCGTGACGACGGTTCCATGAAGGTGCATGCCGGCACGCTGGTGGACTTGTTTGCCACTATTTTGAGCGGGCGCCGCCATTTGAGCGCCCGTGATGCGGACGCTGCCCTGGATATTCTGCGCTATACTTTCCCGGAAGTGGAGCACCGCTGGCTTTCCACCCGTTTCGAGCGCTCCATGAGGGCCAATCTGACGGTGGCGGACGTTCTGGCCTCCGCCGCTTCCGGCAGGGATGAGACGGAACGCATGACGATAGCTCTGGAGGTGCTCTCCCTGCTGATCAATACGGGAGATTCCCGCATGACCGGGGAGCTGTTTGACCAGGTGACGTACGGTCTGGAACTGCCGGGCACGGCAAACCACTTGAGGCAGCTGCTGATGACGCCGGACGTGGAGGCCCAGGAACCGGCGTACAGCGTCAGTTTTTCCTCCGGCATCGGGGCGGAGGTATCCCTTCCGGAGCAGGACAAGGGCATTTCCTTCCGTCTGATCCGGTGTTCCCGCCTGGTGCTGGTGGTGAACGACGGCTCCCGCCCCATTGTGGTGCGCGGGCGCCATTTGCCGCCCGGCGGGGTGATGCCGCTGACCAACGGGCAGGTGGTGCTGTTGCCGTCCGGGCCGCTGAGCTTTGAGGACTTTTCGTTTTTTCTGAACTGCAAGCGTTCAGGCAAGCAGGAAGTATGCTATATTTCCCTGGACGGCGGTTCTCTGCAAATCAGCCGGGTGCGTTCCCGGGCCAGCGAGGTGCGCGTGAACATGGGACTGGCATGCGAGGTGGAAGTGCTGAGGCCGGAGGTGGAATTTGCGGTTGACGGGAAACGTCTGTATCCCGGTGAAAGCGTGCGCATGGCCTATTATTCCTCTTTCATGCTGGACGGGGAAGGGCCTTTCTCCATGGGAGAGGTGCAGAATTCCATGTCGGACATCGGGCGCCGCTTCCGCCTTGACCCCGGCACCCGCAAGCTGCGGGTGACCAATCTTCCGGAAAAAGCGCGCAAGGGGGACATGCTGCTGACGCCCGGGCTGGCTCCCGGTGCGGTTCTGGAGGTTTCTTTTTCCAGCGCCACCAACTCCGGCTGGCTGGAAGTGGTGGAGGCCTCCATGCCTCTGCTGCTCAATGGCCGTCTCATCCGGGGAAGGGTTGCCCTGAGAGATGGAGACGTAGTGCATCTGAACGTCTATCATGCGCTGCGCTGCCGTTTTTCCGCCGGGGTGCTGGATGAAGAATACCATGCGATCAGGACCCTCAGCGTGGAGGGGGTGACTAAGGAATTCCTGCGCTCCGGATGCGTTCTGGACAATATTGACCTGACCGTGAAACGCGGGGAAATGGTGTGCATCCTGGGGCCCAGCGGGTCCGGGAAAAGCACGCTGCTCTCCATGCTGGCCGGTCAGCTGCCGCCCACCCGGGGCTGTATCCGTTACAACAACCAGCTTCTGTACAGCGCCCCGGATCTCATACGCCCTTACATCGCTTTCATTCCCCGGGAGGATATTCTGGATGCGGCCATGAGCGTTTCCGAACACATCTCCCAGGCCACCATTATACGCCGTCCGCGGCTGAACCGGTCGGAACGCGTCAGGCGCGTGAACGCCATTTTGAAATTCCTGGGGCTGACGCACATCGCCTCCCGCCGCGTGGGCGAAATGAACGCCCGCACCATTTCCGACGGGGAGCGCACGCGCCTGAACCTGGGGCTTGACCTGGCGGGCATTGCGGACGTTTTCCTGCTGGACGAACCTATCAGCGGCCTGTCCACGTCAGATGCCAAGCTGGTCATGCAGACCATGCAGAGCATGAGCCGCGACAAAATGGTAATCGCCACCATGCACCGGCCCAGCACGGCTATTCTGAACCAGTTCCACAAAGTGCTGGTGCTGGACCACGGCGGCCAGATGGCTTACTGGGGGGACGTGCCGGGCATGATGCGGTATTTCCGGAAGGCGGCTGCGGACATGGGCATTGACGTTTCCGAGGAGGCGCGGACGGCCGGAGGCGCGGACTACGTGTTTGAAGCGCTGGAAGCCCCCCTTTCCTGGCATGACCGCCGCAGGCGGCAGCACCCCCGTCTGTGGCAGGAGCGTTTTGAAGGCTACCGGTTCCGCAATGTGATGGGGCATCATCATGAAGGGGGCGCTCCCAGGACGCTGTATGAAGGCACGCTGGAATTTCCGCCCGTGCCCAGGCGCAGCGTCATGCAGCTCTGGCGGCTTTTCCGCATTTGGGCCGTGCGCACCTTCCTGGGGCGCGTGCGAAGCCGCATGGGGTTGTACACCATGCTGCTGGAAGGTCCGGTTCTGGCCCTGCTGATTTCCGTGACCCTGCGCGCCTCTTCCAGCCCGGAATACACGTTTGCCACGGCTCTTCACATACCTTCCTACCTGTTTCTGGCGACCATTGTGGCCATGTTTTTCGGCCTGACCGGGGCGGCCAGCGAAGTGCTCAAGGATCGCGCCCTGCTCAAAAGGGAGAGCAACGCCAAGGTGTTCGTGACCGGTTATGTCCTCGCGAAGGCGCTGGTGCTGACGGGGCTTTCCGCCGTGCAGTCCGCCCTGTTCCTGTGGGTGGGGAATGCCATTCTGGAAATCCATGAAATGTTCCTGATTTACCTGGGGACGATGACGCTGACGGCTTTCGTCGGCGTAAGCCTGTCCCTGCTGGTCTCCGTCTTCGCCAGGACGGAGAGGGCGGCGCTTAACATGGTGCCTCTGCTTCTGATTCCCCAGATACTGATGGCCGGGGCCATTGTCCACTTTGATGAAATGAACCAGTTCATTCCGTGGTCCGCCCACCGTACGGACGAACATGGGCGCCTCAAGCCGGGGCGCGTGCCGCTGGTGGCGGAATTCTGTCCTCTGCGTTACTCCTTTGAAACAATGTTGGTGGATCAGGCGTCCAGGAATGTATGGGAGAGGGAGCGTGAAATCATTCAGGAGAAAGTGGATGATCTGAAGGAACGCCCTCATCTGGACGACAGGGAATTTGAAGAATTCAAGTTGCTCAAGATGGCGTTGCTCCACATTGCCGCTATTGGAGCGGATGGACCGGAACAGGCTAAAGCCGCCGTCCGGCAGGTTCGGAGGGCGGCTCTTGACGGTTCGGAAAAAAGCTACAGGCGGACCATTGCTGAATTGGAACTCCTGGGCAAGGGGCATCCGTCCGTCAAATCCTTCTACGTCAATGACCGTGTTGTGATGCTGGATGAATCCTCCGAGATTCAGCGCGTCAGCCGGGATGCCCTGGACAGGCCGGAAATTTTTCTGGCCCGCCGCCAGCCTCTGCCCTGGGAAGGCTCCGGCCAGTCCCCGGGGGATTCCGGATACAGCGCGGATGACGGAACGGTTCCCACTCCATGGAAGGATTCCCTGTTTCTGTTCCTGATGGGGACCGCCCCCCTGCTGGTCACGGGCCGCGTCCTTAAGCGCAGGCTGGAAAGGGCCGGATGA
- a CDS encoding DUF6941 family protein produces MDILVSTLCDFAADYQGKLCIQGGFDSLVARQFPVVHPVCAVALRICLTPEDEGTHELGLSIVDADGTPLDKERMPIKINFPVPAFPEGASFFTRNLIMNFQGLRFEKPGNYSIDLTVDGELASRVPFRVVQVQEEAAQA; encoded by the coding sequence ATGGATATTTTAGTTTCTACTCTTTGTGACTTCGCCGCCGACTACCAGGGCAAGCTCTGCATCCAGGGCGGTTTTGACTCCCTGGTCGCCCGCCAGTTCCCGGTCGTGCATCCCGTCTGCGCCGTCGCCCTGCGCATCTGCCTCACCCCTGAAGACGAAGGCACGCACGAACTGGGCCTGAGCATCGTTGATGCCGACGGCACGCCGCTGGACAAGGAACGCATGCCCATCAAGATCAATTTCCCGGTTCCCGCTTTCCCGGAAGGGGCTTCCTTCTTCACCCGCAACCTGATCATGAACTTCCAGGGCCTGCGTTTTGAAAAGCCGGGCAACTACTCCATCGACCTGACGGTTGACGGCGAACTCGCCTCCCGCGTGCCCTTCCGCGTGGTGCAGGTGCAGGAAGAAGCCGCCCAGGCCTAA
- a CDS encoding SDR family NAD(P)-dependent oxidoreductase codes for MQTARLQYDRIIITGASSGFGEAFAGTLALHTAELVLIARNEAALRQLAAALEKRHPGLHAAVLPCDLADETSLNTLISRLEGLPPGKTLLINNAGAGDYGDFADGRWEKIRSLLRLNVESLTRLCHALIPAMKKNGGDIINLSSLGALLPIPDFAVYAATKAYVSSLSEALRLELREHGIRVLAVCPGPVSTGFGKAARRPGFTGNMMPGRNAFDTSVETVVKDSLRALVRGRARVFPGMKIRLAAMLLAAAPLGLIRLFMGRRPRKVLPASNDLPSSIS; via the coding sequence ATGCAAACCGCACGTCTCCAATACGACAGGATTATTATTACGGGCGCCTCATCCGGCTTCGGGGAAGCGTTTGCCGGAACGCTGGCGCTCCATACGGCGGAACTGGTGCTCATCGCCCGGAATGAAGCCGCCCTGCGCCAGCTTGCCGCCGCCCTGGAAAAACGCCATCCCGGCCTTCACGCCGCCGTCCTTCCATGCGACCTGGCGGACGAAACCTCCCTGAATACGCTCATTTCCCGCCTGGAGGGCCTTCCTCCGGGGAAAACCCTTCTGATCAACAACGCCGGAGCCGGAGATTACGGAGATTTCGCGGACGGCCGCTGGGAAAAAATACGTTCCTTGCTGCGTCTGAATGTGGAAAGCCTCACCCGCCTGTGCCATGCGCTGATCCCCGCCATGAAGAAAAACGGAGGGGATATCATCAACCTCAGTTCCCTGGGCGCCCTCCTGCCTATTCCGGATTTTGCCGTTTATGCGGCCACCAAGGCTTATGTTTCCAGCCTGTCGGAAGCGCTGCGTCTGGAACTGCGCGAACACGGCATCCGCGTGCTGGCCGTCTGCCCCGGCCCGGTTTCCACAGGCTTTGGAAAAGCGGCGCGGCGTCCCGGCTTCACCGGAAATATGATGCCGGGACGCAACGCTTTTGACACGTCCGTCGAGACCGTCGTGAAAGACAGCCTCCGCGCCCTGGTCCGCGGACGCGCCCGGGTCTTTCCCGGCATGAAAATACGGCTGGCCGCCATGCTTCTGGCCGCCGCCCCGCTGGGGCTGATACGCCTTTTCATGGGCAGGCGCCCCCGGAAAGTTCTTCCGGCATCCAATGACTTACCTTCTTCAATATCATGA
- a CDS encoding glycoside hydrolase family 75 protein gives MKAHRRGIPRLTWFKLAVCICLAAMAASLFTPYPAQIIRALKGEPELAPTDSGTCPPHEFPPAEQPGQEEPSITAAPSASGKEPQDERLYTPWTPERTIALPPVQYPPFPPVLPTRPAEGAMTHIYELARGLNLKTQVNFQPGTLASRDRETKSNYQMTLSLNVKQPKALTKKEDILKLNPKLDSMLPGLTTLFRHARVSPYYGQIYVRKQTEIRKNLASLLKLLDRHNYYDTETILETAYPDTGRKLLWLQSEMDVVSDGSDGDRLAAMPDKILKSSFYQPSTSYRWKKRTDKPNPLLKPWQQRLASYKKTLEKAPAAEKTALRRKIDHAERVIEELKRYSFLISEYDPFIVVPLGVVNQSSPFSPQFGDYAVVIVGDKLYPALVGDAGPRYKTGEGSLRLSREINPKAGPYSRPVSDLKVSYLIFPGSAEPEAGPPDYKKLTDKCRELLNEIGGMGKEFKLHQWEDLLAPKPPPSPKPETGGAAETSADKRKKEEAPGNKPAIAPASPQAPSAPSAAKSAA, from the coding sequence ATGAAAGCGCATCGCCGCGGAATACCCCGCCTCACCTGGTTCAAGCTCGCAGTCTGCATCTGCCTGGCAGCCATGGCAGCCTCCCTGTTCACGCCGTATCCCGCCCAGATCATACGCGCCCTGAAAGGGGAGCCGGAACTGGCGCCGACGGACTCCGGAACCTGTCCGCCCCATGAATTCCCCCCTGCGGAACAGCCCGGGCAGGAAGAACCTTCAATAACCGCTGCTCCATCCGCCTCCGGAAAGGAACCCCAGGATGAGCGGCTGTACACGCCATGGACGCCGGAGCGCACAATCGCCCTCCCCCCGGTGCAGTACCCCCCATTTCCGCCCGTGCTTCCCACAAGGCCCGCGGAAGGGGCCATGACCCATATTTATGAACTGGCCCGCGGACTGAACCTGAAAACGCAGGTTAATTTCCAGCCCGGAACCCTGGCCTCCAGGGACAGGGAAACCAAAAGCAATTACCAGATGACCCTTTCCCTGAACGTCAAGCAGCCCAAAGCATTGACGAAAAAGGAAGACATTCTGAAACTCAATCCGAAACTGGACTCCATGCTTCCCGGCCTGACCACCCTGTTCAGGCATGCGCGCGTCTCCCCTTATTACGGCCAGATCTACGTCCGCAAACAGACGGAAATCCGCAAAAACCTGGCCTCCCTGCTCAAACTCCTGGACCGCCATAATTATTACGATACGGAGACGATTCTGGAAACCGCCTATCCGGACACGGGAAGGAAACTTCTCTGGCTGCAAAGTGAAATGGACGTTGTTTCCGACGGCTCGGACGGAGACCGGCTGGCCGCCATGCCGGATAAAATCCTGAAAAGCTCCTTCTACCAGCCCAGCACTTCCTACCGCTGGAAAAAGCGCACAGACAAGCCCAATCCCCTGCTCAAACCCTGGCAGCAGAGGCTGGCCTCCTACAAGAAGACGCTGGAAAAAGCTCCCGCCGCGGAAAAAACGGCTCTGCGCCGCAAAATAGACCATGCGGAACGGGTCATTGAGGAACTGAAGCGATACAGCTTCCTGATCTCGGAATATGATCCGTTCATCGTCGTTCCGCTGGGAGTCGTCAATCAATCCTCCCCTTTCTCCCCGCAGTTCGGGGACTATGCCGTCGTCATCGTAGGAGACAAGCTGTACCCGGCCCTGGTGGGAGACGCCGGACCGCGCTACAAAACGGGGGAAGGTTCCCTGCGCCTGAGCCGGGAAATCAACCCCAAGGCGGGCCCCTACAGCCGCCCCGTCTCCGATCTGAAGGTCAGCTACCTGATTTTTCCCGGTTCCGCAGAGCCTGAAGCAGGACCTCCCGACTATAAAAAACTTACGGACAAATGCCGGGAACTTCTCAACGAAATAGGCGGCATGGGGAAGGAATTCAAGCTCCACCAATGGGAAGACCTGCTGGCGCCCAAGCCGCCGCCCTCCCCAAAACCGGAAACCGGCGGCGCAGCGGAAACATCCGCGGATAAGCGGAAAAAGGAGGAAGCCCCCGGGAACAAGCCTGCGATTGCCCCGGCTTCCCCGCAAGCCCCGTCGGCTCCGTCAGCCGCAAAAAGCGCCGCATAA
- a CDS encoding sigma-54 interaction domain-containing protein has protein sequence MNEVNRSPDLEMVVLKEISSAIVNERNGTALLRHILDVLYRRMKMLRGTFTIRRGNDLMIEASHGLDEQEMKRGHYHVGEGITGHVAETGRPHVIEDISRDPRFLNRTRTRKSGERAAFICVPIIHLQQVIGTLSIDRAVDRDTDLERDQKLLEIVGNIVGDALAASLQAHEERAALVAENEKLRELLTTNPGELIGNCSTMLQVYEQIRQVAPSDATVLIRGSSGTGKELVARAVVNLSGRKDKPLVTLNCAAMPENLLESELFGHEKGSFTGATSRRIGRAEAADGGTLFLDEIGDLSLQMQVKLLRFLQEKTFSRVGSNRELHADVRFIAATSRNLEELMAENKFREDLYYRLNIFPIVMPDLSKRKGDVMLLAEHFLSKFNLKYGKDIKRLSTPAINMLMAYHWPGNVRELENCMERAVITAQDDCIYGYNLPASLQMPSHDAPYSRDGEAPADLPTMVDSFERELIVAALKRSPGNMSAAARELGISPRVLHYKMHRLGLQKS, from the coding sequence ATGAATGAAGTAAACAGGTCACCGGATTTGGAGATGGTCGTGCTGAAGGAAATCAGCTCCGCTATTGTCAATGAACGCAATGGCACGGCTTTGCTCCGGCATATCCTGGACGTGCTTTACCGCCGCATGAAGATGCTGCGCGGCACATTTACCATCCGCCGCGGGAACGATTTGATGATTGAAGCCTCCCACGGACTGGACGAGCAGGAAATGAAACGCGGCCATTACCATGTGGGGGAAGGCATTACGGGGCATGTGGCGGAAACGGGAAGGCCCCATGTGATTGAGGACATTTCCCGTGATCCCAGGTTCCTGAACCGTACCCGCACGCGCAAAAGCGGTGAAAGAGCAGCGTTCATCTGCGTTCCCATCATTCATTTGCAGCAGGTCATCGGCACGTTGAGCATTGACCGTGCCGTGGACCGGGATACCGATCTGGAGCGGGACCAGAAACTGCTGGAAATTGTGGGCAATATCGTTGGGGATGCTCTGGCTGCCAGCCTCCAGGCGCATGAGGAACGCGCCGCCCTGGTGGCGGAAAATGAGAAACTCCGGGAGCTTCTGACGACTAATCCGGGAGAGTTGATCGGCAATTGCAGCACCATGCTCCAGGTGTATGAACAGATCCGCCAGGTGGCGCCCAGCGATGCCACGGTGCTGATTCGGGGAAGTTCCGGAACGGGGAAGGAGCTGGTGGCGCGCGCCGTGGTGAACCTGAGCGGCAGAAAGGATAAGCCGCTGGTGACGCTGAATTGTGCGGCCATGCCGGAGAACCTGCTGGAAAGCGAGCTGTTCGGCCATGAAAAGGGTTCTTTTACCGGAGCCACCAGCCGCCGCATCGGCCGTGCGGAGGCGGCGGACGGCGGCACCCTGTTTCTGGATGAAATCGGGGATTTAAGCCTCCAGATGCAGGTGAAGCTGCTGCGTTTTCTCCAGGAAAAAACTTTTTCCCGCGTGGGAAGCAACAGGGAGCTTCATGCAGATGTGCGCTTCATCGCCGCCACCAGCCGCAATCTGGAGGAATTGATGGCGGAGAACAAGTTCCGGGAAGACCTGTATTACCGGTTGAACATTTTCCCCATCGTCATGCCGGATCTGTCCAAACGCAAGGGGGATGTCATGCTGCTGGCGGAACACTTTCTTTCCAAGTTCAATTTGAAATACGGGAAGGACATCAAGCGGCTGTCCACTCCCGCCATCAACATGCTCATGGCTTACCACTGGCCCGGCAATGTGCGGGAGCTGGAAAACTGCATGGAACGTGCCGTCATTACGGCGCAGGACGACTGCATTTACGGCTACAACCTTCCCGCCTCCCTCCAAATGCCCAGCCATGACGCTCCTTATTCCCGTGACGGGGAGGCTCCCGCTGATTTGCCGACCATGGTGGACTCCTTTGAACGGGAATTGATTGTGGCCGCATTGAAACGTTCTCCGGGCAATATGTCCGCCGCGGCCCGGGAACTGGGCATTTCCCCGCGGGTACTCCACTATAAAATGCACAGGCTGGGCCTGCAGAAATCATGA
- a CDS encoding squalene/phytoene synthase family protein encodes MKGLDQLLSAVSRSFYLSMRFLPREMRSGVAVGYLLARATDTVADAVDMDCRERLALLRMMGETVAGSSSREDAATCFGRLGVLSTVQPHRGEAELLARFPECLALLENLSPHERELVRQVLASIVEGQAWDLEYFESHAAVSCPEQLERYTYMVAGCVGEFWTRLGLLALGPGFSTQPEEQLLRWGRHYGMGLQLVNILRDREEDLDRGRSYLPAPDDRPWLERAERWLKEGVFYAESLRNGRLRFSTVLPAWLGQDTLELLQRSDRRHPASGKVKITRGDVYSRVWKAFLFSWKEAL; translated from the coding sequence ATGAAAGGCCTTGATCAGCTTCTATCGGCCGTCTCCCGGTCCTTCTACCTGAGCATGCGCTTCCTGCCCCGGGAAATGCGTTCCGGCGTGGCCGTGGGCTATTTGCTGGCGCGCGCCACGGATACGGTGGCGGATGCCGTGGATATGGACTGCCGGGAACGCCTGGCGCTTTTGAGGATGATGGGGGAGACGGTGGCTGGCTCCTCTTCCAGGGAGGATGCCGCCACCTGCTTTGGCCGTCTGGGCGTTCTTTCCACAGTCCAGCCGCACCGGGGGGAGGCGGAACTGCTGGCCCGTTTCCCCGAATGCCTGGCTCTGCTGGAAAACCTTTCCCCGCATGAACGGGAGCTGGTGCGGCAGGTGCTGGCCTCCATCGTGGAAGGGCAGGCGTGGGATCTGGAGTATTTTGAAAGCCATGCCGCCGTCTCATGCCCGGAACAGCTGGAGCGCTATACTTATATGGTGGCCGGCTGCGTAGGGGAATTTTGGACCAGGCTGGGCCTGTTGGCGCTGGGCCCGGGCTTCAGCACGCAGCCGGAGGAGCAGCTTTTGCGCTGGGGCAGGCACTACGGCATGGGGCTGCAGCTGGTGAACATTCTGCGTGACCGGGAGGAAGACCTTGACCGCGGAAGAAGCTATTTGCCCGCGCCCGATGACCGTCCATGGCTGGAGCGTGCGGAACGCTGGCTGAAGGAAGGAGTATTTTACGCGGAATCTCTGCGGAATGGGCGGCTGCGTTTTTCCACCGTCCTGCCCGCCTGGCTGGGGCAGGACACGCTGGAATTGCTTCAACGGTCGGATCGGCGGCATCCGGCTTCCGGAAAGGTGAAGATTACGCGCGGAGACGTTTATTCCCGGGTGTGGAAAGCCTTTCTCTTCTCCTGGAAAGAGGCTCTGTAG
- a CDS encoding ATP-binding cassette domain-containing protein → MKLLCESVCFSYSGKQWIFENYNRVFTSGITILKGYSGCGKTTLLKILAGYLRPQRGRVITPRRKVQADSLYRRKEVSYMFQGLNLLPLATVERNLQLCAEMAMLPKKQWTRRADDLIARLGLESLRHKKAGSLSGGQAQRAALARTMMKDSDVLLLDEPTSGLDDGNTEIIKNLIREYPADKICILSTHDSRLFDLTHEIIDFNLSVSL, encoded by the coding sequence ATGAAGTTGCTATGCGAATCAGTCTGTTTCAGTTATTCAGGCAAGCAGTGGATTTTTGAAAATTATAACAGGGTGTTCACTTCCGGAATCACCATTTTGAAAGGGTATTCCGGATGCGGGAAAACAACTCTGTTGAAAATTCTGGCGGGTTATCTGAGACCGCAGCGCGGGCGCGTCATTACTCCCCGGCGGAAGGTTCAGGCGGATTCACTCTATCGGCGCAAGGAGGTGAGTTACATGTTCCAGGGGCTTAATCTCCTTCCCCTGGCCACGGTGGAGAGAAATCTTCAATTATGCGCGGAAATGGCCATGCTGCCTAAAAAACAGTGGACGCGGAGGGCGGATGATTTGATTGCCCGCCTGGGCCTGGAATCGTTGAGGCATAAAAAAGCGGGGAGTTTGTCCGGCGGCCAGGCCCAGCGGGCGGCTCTTGCCCGCACGATGATGAAGGATTCCGATGTGCTGCTTCTGGATGAACCTACTTCCGGCCTGGATGACGGCAATACGGAAATCATTAAAAATTTGATCCGGGAATACCCTGCTGACAAAATCTGCATTTTGAGCACGCATGATTCCCGGCTGTTCGACCTGACCCATGAAATCATTGATTTTAACCTGTCTGTATCTCTTTAA